One part of the Stegostoma tigrinum isolate sSteTig4 chromosome 14, sSteTig4.hap1, whole genome shotgun sequence genome encodes these proteins:
- the LOC132210513 gene encoding P2Y purinoceptor 14-like — MTISSNSSNTTNCKDLRNPTVAREVLPVLYFFVFVGGLLLNALAAWIFCHIPSHSSFVVYLKNIVTTDLIMVMTVPFKILSDSHLGPWQLQAIVCRYTLVIFYNSMYLSIIFLGLISFDRYLKIVRPMRNLTVQKVTFAKFVSVGCWLFMIAFALPNVLLTNKTPTKDTATQCYRLKSELGKAWHHFIILKCQVIFWITFVLLIICYSAILKKLYWSDRNLQKESNYVKKRANRNIFSIMVVFIVCFVPYQIIRLPYDQGRKNKINCTTFNILYYAKEASQLLCAFNICLDPIIYFLLCKLFTKLLFKKMRLQQDLEIEMS, encoded by the coding sequence ATGACCATAAGCAGTAATTCGTCTAACACTACCAACTGCAAAGACTTGCGGAACCCAACAGTGGCAAGGGAGGTCCTTCCAGTTttgtatttctttgtttttgttggagggTTACTGCTGAATGCACTGGCTGCCTGGATCTTCTGTCATATTCCAAGTCACTCCAGctttgttgtttatctcaagaacATTGTCACCACCGATCTGATAATGGTCATGACAGTTCCTTTCAAAATCCTCTCTGACTCGCACCTTGGGCCCTGGCAGTTGCAGGCTATTGTGTGTCGTTACACTCTGGTCATCTTCTACAACAGCATGTACCTGAGCATCATCTTCCTCGGCCTCATCAGTTTCGACAGGTACCTGAAGATAGTGCGGCCCATGAGAAATCTGACCGTGCAGAAGGTCACATTCGCCAAGTTTGTCAGTGTGGGTTGCTGGCTCTTTATGATAGCCTTTGCACTGCCAAACGTCCTTCTGACAAACAAAACCCCCACAAAGGATACTGCCACACAGTGTTACAGATTGAAAAGCGAGCTAGGTAAAGCCTGGCAtcatttcatcattttaaaatgccAAGTTATTTTCTGGATCACCTTTGTGCTCCTCATTATCTGCTATTCAGCCATCTTAAAGAAACTATACTGGTCCGATCGGAACCTGCAAAAGGAGTCCAACTATGTGAAAAAGAGAGCAAATCGTAACATATTCAGCATCATGGTGGTCTTCATAGTCTGCTTTGTGCCTTATCAAATTATCAGGCTGCCTTATGATCAGGGTCGAAAGAACAAAATAAACTGTACAACATTCAACATACTGTATTATGCAAAGGAGGCATCACAGCTGCTGTGTGCATTTAACATTTGCCTTGATCCAATCATCTATTTCCTACTGTGCAAATTATTTActaaacttttatttaaaaagatgCGACTACAACAAGATCTCGAAATAGAAATGTCTTAA
- the LOC125457695 gene encoding P2Y purinoceptor 14 produces the protein MNKSTDVHNGTNCKDLQNPTVAREVLPVLYFFVFVGGLLLNALAAWIFCHIPSHSSFVVYLKNIVTTDLIMVMTVPFKILSDSHLGPWQLQAIVCRYTLVIFYNSMYLSIIFLGLISFDRYLKIVRPMRNLTVQKVTFAKFVSVGCWLFMIAFALPNVLLTNKTPTKDTATQCYRLKSELGKAWHHFIILKCHVIFWITFVLLIICYSAILKKLYWSDRNLQKESNYVKKRANRNIFSIMVVFVVCFVPYQIIRLPYDQGRKNKINCTTFSGLHYAKEASQLLCAFNVCLDPVIYFLLCKSFLKVLLRKNRKKPQNDFIQCEKQNSTNY, from the coding sequence ATGAACAAGAGTACAGATGTCCATAATGGCACCAACTGCAAAGACTTGCAGAACCCAACAGTGGCAAGGGAGGTCCTTCCAGTTttgtatttctttgtttttgttggagggTTACTGCTGAATGCACTGGCTGCCTGGATCTTCTGTCATATTCCAAGTCACTCCAGctttgttgtttatctcaagaacATTGTCACCACCGATCTGATAATGGTCATGACAGTTCCTTTCAAAATCCTCTCTGACTCGCACCTTGGGCCCTGGCAGTTGCAGGCTATTGTGTGTCGTTACACTCTGGTCATCTTCTACAACAGCATGTACCTGAGCATCATCTTCCTCGGCCTCATCAGTTTCGACAGGTACCTGAAGATAGTGCGGCCCATGAGAAATCTGACCGTGCAGAAGGTCACATTCGCCAAGTTTGTCAGTGTGGGTTGCTGGCTCTTTATGATAGCCTTTGCACTGCCAAACGTCCTTCTGACAAACAAAACCCCCACAAAGGATACTGCCACACAGTGTTACAGATTGAAAAGCGAGCTAGGTAAAGCCTGGCAtcatttcatcattttaaaatgccACGTTATTTTCTGGATCACCTTTGTGCTCCTCATTATCTGCTATTCAGCCATCTTAAAGAAACTATACTGGTCCGATCGGAACCTGCAAAAGGAGTCCAACTATGTGAAAAAGAGAGCAAATCGTAACATATTCAGCATCATGGTGGTCTTCGTAGTCTGCTTTGTGCCTTATCAAATTATCAGGCTGCCTTATGATCAGGGTcgaaagaacaaaataaattgtaCAACATTCAGTGGGCTGCATTATGCAAAGGAGGCATCACAGCTGCTGTGTGCATTTAACGTTTGTCTCGATCCAGTCATCTACTTCCTGCTATGCAAGTCATTCTTGAAGGTACTGCTTAGAAAGAACAGAAAGAAGCCTCAGAATGATTTTATCCAATGTGAGAAGCAGAATTCTACCAACTATTAA